The Dethiosulfovibrio peptidovorans DSM 11002 nucleotide sequence CCGACCTACGACAGACCACCAGCGACTGGCCGAAGGACAGAGGCAACAGACGTCCGAGGACGGCTCTGCCGTAGTCTACGTCGACAAGATCGGAGGAAGAAGGCTCCGGGCCGGCGATACGCCCCTCTGGGGCTATCATGTCGGGAAGGATGGAGTCGTAGCCGAGCACCGATATGCCCAGCTTCTCTACACGATCTATTACAGCCCCCAGAAGAGCATGGTCGTTTCTGTCGTCCAGACCAGCAACTATCCCTTTTATCTCACTGTCGGCGGAGTCGTCATAGATTACGGTTTTGGAGACGTAACCGGCCAGTAGGAGCCTCTTTATCCGACGAAAAACGAGGCTCCCGAAGATCTTTACCAGGTTGATCTCCTTCACCGGTATGACCGACACGCCATACGCCTCTATATCCTGCCAGTCGGGCCGGATGGCATAGACCACCGGAGTCTCTCCGGAGGCGACCAGGTTTTTCAATATGACCAAAGGCAGGTCGCCCTCTCCGGCCACAAGGGCCAGTTTGCCTTTTTTCGAAGAGGTCCTCATCGGTTGGCCCTCAAGGTCAACAGTCCTCCGAAACCGAGAAACACCACGTTGGCCAGCCAGGCAGCGACAAGAGGAGGAATGTGTCCGCTCTCTCCAAGAGCCCGGCCCATGGACATGACCACGTAGTAGGCAAAGACTATCAGAACGCTGAGTCCAAAACCGACCCCCATGCCGCCCCGTCTTTGAGGCCGGACACCCAAAGCCGCTCCTATGAGGGCGAGCACCAGGCTGGCCCAAGGTATGGCTATATGGAGGTGGTAGGACACC carries:
- a CDS encoding LpxI family protein, translated to MRTSSKKGKLALVAGEGDLPLVILKNLVASGETPVVYAIRPDWQDIEAYGVSVIPVKEINLVKIFGSLVFRRIKRLLLAGYVSKTVIYDDSADSEIKGIVAGLDDRNDHALLGAVIDRVEKLGISVLGYDSILPDMIAPEGRIAGPEPSSSDLVDVDYGRAVLGRLLPLSFGQSLVVCRRSVVAVEAMEGTDETVKRAGDISGAGVLVKGMRADQDRRYDIPVVGTKTLDSMSESGLSCLAVEAGNVLIMDREKLSEAASRLGISVIGVASCPSS